ATCCATAGGCCTCCAGCCACAACTGCAAAGCCCGCTGCATTAAAGGGTCTCCCCCTTCAGCGGCGAGGCTCACCTGAGCGGGTAGATCGTTTGGGCTGTTGCGTCGCCAGGCTTCGGCCACGCTGCGGAGGGGGTGCATGACGGCATCTGGTTTCTGAAGCAGCCAGTGGGCCACATGCCCCAGGCCGGTGCCACTCACGATGCGTTCAATCGACAGTCTGCTGACGCCGAGATCCTGTTTGAGCCAGCAGGCCAGGTTCCACTCCGCTTCATTGCGCGGGGCAAATTCGCGGTGGCCTCCTTCGCTCGCCACGGCCACCAGTCCCTGTTCGCTCTGCAGTCCACGTGCCATGCCGAGACCGGTGCCTGCACCAAGAATCGCCAGTGGGCCATGGTCCTGTTCGCCGTCCTGAAGGATCACCTGTTGGCTGTCGTTGAAGTGGGGCAGCCCGTAAATCAGAACGGCGAAGTCGTTGACCAGCTCGAGGCGTTCCAGCCCCGCGGCACGAGCCAGGTCGGCCTCACGGAGTCGCCAGGGCAGGTTGGTGATTTTGGCTTCCCTGTGGCGCACCGGACCAGCGACGGCGATGCAGGCATGTCCTGGAGCAGGAAGATCTGCTGGACGATTGTTGAGGAAGGAATCGATCATCGGCTCGAGGGAGGCCCATTCCCCTGAGCGGAAGCGCTGCTGA
The Synechococcus sp. PROS-U-1 DNA segment above includes these coding regions:
- a CDS encoding ROK family protein encodes the protein MATTTLLAGDMGGTKTLLALYGSDGSQLQLLHQQRFRSGEWASLEPMIDSFLNNRPADLPAPGHACIAVAGPVRHREAKITNLPWRLREADLARAAGLERLELVNDFAVLIYGLPHFNDSQQVILQDGEQDHGPLAILGAGTGLGMARGLQSEQGLVAVASEGGHREFAPRNEAEWNLACWLKQDLGVSRLSIERIVSGTGLGHVAHWLLQKPDAVMHPLRSVAEAWRRNSPNDLPAQVSLAAEGGDPLMQRALQLWLEAYGSAAGDLALQELCTGGLWVGGGTASKQLKGLQSASFLNPMRDKGRFRELIEGLRVTAVIDPDAGLFSAACRARMLAESSGKLA